One region of Carya illinoinensis cultivar Pawnee chromosome 8, C.illinoinensisPawnee_v1, whole genome shotgun sequence genomic DNA includes:
- the LOC122318234 gene encoding transcription factor bHLH94-like, whose amino-acid sequence MALEAVVFPQDPFAYSGYNFLAAGGNWSCDFVPENEDEQQTGAFDSLENQTESCLYGGYHSSTPSMVPAHDLNELHNYDPSLDANNETLLIAKESHHVDHMSTTTMPTRPKRRRAKSRKNKEEIENQRMTHIAVERNRRKQMNEYLSMLRSLMPDSYIQRGDQASIIGGAINFVKELEQRLQLLVAQKESEEKCEADGVSLPFSEFFTFPQYSTTSSTNYCDNNYSVAAMTSDQQVGESTQLAAIADIEVTMVESHANLKIRSKRRPKQLLKVVSGLHTMRLTVLHLNVTTADEVVLYSLSVKVEDDCKLSSVDEIATAVHQMLGRIQDDQAILLNY is encoded by the exons atggCACTTGAAGCAGTGGTTTTTCCACAAGACCCATTTGCTTACAGTGGCTACAACTTTTTAGCTGCAGGAGGGAATTGGAGCTGTGACTTTGTGCCAGAAAATGAAGATGAACAACAAACTGGCGCTTTTGATTCTCTCGAGAACCAAACGGAAAGCTGCCTATATGGGGGTTACCACTCCTCAACTCCTTCAATGGTACCGGCGCATGATCTGAATGAACTGCACAACTACGATCCATCCTTAGACGCCAACAATGAGACTCTGCTAATTGCTAAGGAATCCCATCATGTTGATCATATGTCAACGACAACCATGCCTACTCGTCCGAAGAGACGCCGGGCAAAGAGTAGAAAGAACAAAGAAGAAATAGAGAACCAGAGAATGACTCACATTGCCGTCGAGCGAAATCGAAGAAAGCAAATGAATGAGTATCTCTCCATGCTTCGTTCTTTGATGCCAGACTCCTACATCCAAAGG GGCGACCAAGCATCTATAATAGGGGGTGCCATTAATTTTGTTAAGGAGCTTGAGCAACGCCTGCAATTGCTTGTTGCTCAAAAAGAAAGTGAGGAAAAATGCGAAGCCGACGGTGTGTCTTTGCCTTTCTCCGAGTTCTTCACCTTTCCACAGTACTCGACAACTTCAAGTACTAATTACTGTGATAATAATTACTCGGTGGCGGCCATGACGTCTGATCAGCAAGTAGGTGAGTCGACTCAGTTGGCCGCCATTGCTGACATAGAAGTAACCATGGTGGAGAGTCATGCAAACCTCAAAATAAGATCGAAGAGGCGGCCAAAGCAGCTCCTCAAGGTTGTCTCTGGGTTGCATACTATGCGCCTCACCGTGCTTCACCTCAATGTCACAACCGCAGATGAAGTTGTTCTTTATTCCCTCAGTGTCAAG GTTGAAGATGACTGTAAGCTGAGTTCAGTGGATGAGATTGCAACAGCTGTGCATCAGATGCTAGGTAGGATTCAAGACGATCAGGCAATATTGTTGAATTATTGA